In Malania oleifera isolate guangnan ecotype guangnan chromosome 8, ASM2987363v1, whole genome shotgun sequence, a single window of DNA contains:
- the LOC131162832 gene encoding uncharacterized protein LOC131162832, translating to MGFIYEAIDRAKLAIQKDCRFYKDYWKIIDNRWSFQLHQDLHAAGYFLNPQFLYGAPPSPEVAREVMDGVKKVITKLVPDIDTQIRAINQLLLYRDRQETFGTPLAQRAVKQTNPAEWWIHYGLCAPELQRIAIRVLSQTTSASNCERNWSTFSLIHTKTRNRLKYMRLQKLVFVHYNMRLKLRRPMRRSQREIEEGFNPINLDYIFEEDDPLSQWLEERETPLLDGQDNSNWLNEEVGGTTEGGDQPPINAHDDSSSSPERTQSDDNLGLSPPSDDDGNSGAGAGVGGWQWWWWRRRCRI from the exons atgggcttcatatacgaggcaattgatagggcgaagttggccattcaaaaagattgccggttttacaaagactattggaaaattattgacaaccggtggagttttcagttgcaccaagatttgcacgctgctg ggtattttttgaacccacaatttctttatggtgccccaccctctcctgaagttgctagagaagtcatggatggagttaaaaaagtgataaccaagttggtacccgatatagatactcaaattcgggctattaatcaa ttgttgctatatcgagataggcaagagacttttggaaccccgttggctcaaagggcagtaaaacaaacaaatcctg ctgaatggtggattcattatggcttgtgtgctcctgagctccaaagaatagcaattagagttcttagccagaccacatcagcttcgaactgtgagcgtaattggagcacctttagcctcatccatacgaaaacaagaaatagattaaagtacatgagactacaaaaacttgttttcgtacattacaacatgaggttaaagttaagacgtccaatgagaagaagccaacgagaaattgaagagggtttcaatcctatcaatttggattacattttcgaagaagatgatcctttaagtcaatggttagaggagagagagacaccactactcgacggtcaggacaattcaaattggttaaatgaagaggttggtggtactacagaaggaggtgatcaaccaccaataaacgcgcatgatgattcaagttcaagtcctgaacgcacacaaagtgatgacaatcttggtttgagcccaccaagtgatgatgatggtaatagtggtgctggagctggggttggggggtggcagtggtggtggtggaggcggcggtgtagaatataa